A single window of Paenibacillus sp. SYP-B4298 DNA harbors:
- the pfkB gene encoding 1-phosphofructokinase: MKPIITVTMNPALDKTVTVEQFIPAGLNRIKTVRTDPGGKGINVAKVLKQFGAPVSAWGIQAGHEGRMLMEMLEAAQIPAHFLEAEGKSRTNLKVVDEETRQTTELNELGVTPSESLLRELVSQLDASMRDTSLLVLAGSLPPGTPPDFYGRLIAIASTHGVPTILDADGTALAAGLEAVPYAVKPNIHELEALLGRTLTTDEQVIEAARGLQAGGIKLVAVSMGAAGSILVGEQEVYRARPFPITPMSTVGAGDSMVAAMAYCLSQGKTLEETARWTTAAGTVTASKPGTEVCSLAEVQAKLAAVSLEHL, encoded by the coding sequence ATGAAACCTATAATAACCGTTACGATGAATCCCGCGCTGGACAAAACGGTGACGGTCGAGCAGTTTATCCCAGCCGGACTGAACCGGATTAAGACAGTACGAACCGATCCCGGGGGCAAAGGAATTAATGTAGCCAAAGTATTGAAGCAATTCGGCGCTCCGGTCAGCGCATGGGGCATTCAAGCCGGACATGAAGGCCGAATGCTGATGGAGATGCTGGAGGCGGCTCAGATTCCCGCACACTTCCTGGAGGCGGAAGGAAAGAGTCGCACCAATCTGAAGGTCGTCGACGAGGAGACACGGCAGACGACTGAGCTGAACGAACTAGGCGTTACCCCGAGCGAGTCGTTGCTGAGAGAGCTGGTCAGCCAACTCGATGCCAGCATGCGGGATACCTCGCTGCTTGTGCTGGCAGGCAGCCTGCCACCGGGAACGCCGCCGGACTTCTACGGACGGCTGATTGCCATCGCCAGCACGCATGGCGTGCCGACGATCCTCGATGCCGATGGCACAGCGCTCGCTGCGGGGCTGGAGGCGGTGCCCTATGCAGTGAAGCCGAACATTCACGAGCTGGAGGCGCTGCTAGGACGCACGCTAACTACGGATGAGCAAGTGATTGAGGCTGCGCGCGGCTTGCAGGCTGGGGGCATCAAGCTGGTCGCTGTCTCTATGGGAGCAGCAGGCTCGATCCTCGTTGGAGAGCAAGAGGTATACCGAGCCAGACCGTTCCCGATTACGCCGATGAGCACCGTCGGCGCAGGCGACTCGATGGTCGCGGCGATGGCCTACTGCCTGTCGCAAGGCAAGACGCTGGAGGAAACCGCGCGCTGGACGACAGCAGCAGGAACGGTCACCGCTTCTAAGCCCGGAACCGAAGTATGCTCGCTGGCTGAGGTTCAAGCGAAGCTGGCAGCCGTCTCGCTGGAGCATTTGTAG
- a CDS encoding PTS sugar transporter subunit IIA, with protein MNITTLLDDKSIFIPLEATTKASVMEAMVDGLVAAGAVSDRSTYLEALHAREQSGSTGIGFSVAIPHGKSAGVSRPALAFAKLAAPVDWDSLDGQPVQVAFMIAVPEAAAGNEHLQILIGISRKLIDDQFRSKLLSVTSKEQLIELLSGI; from the coding sequence ATGAATATTACGACCCTGTTAGACGACAAATCGATCTTCATCCCACTCGAAGCCACTACGAAAGCATCTGTTATGGAGGCAATGGTGGATGGCCTAGTTGCTGCCGGTGCTGTTAGCGACCGCAGCACCTATCTGGAAGCACTCCATGCACGCGAACAGAGCGGCTCAACAGGCATCGGCTTTAGTGTTGCCATCCCGCACGGCAAGTCGGCTGGCGTGTCCAGACCGGCACTTGCCTTCGCCAAGCTCGCAGCTCCGGTCGACTGGGACTCGCTCGATGGCCAGCCTGTGCAGGTCGCCTTCATGATCGCTGTTCCCGAGGCTGCTGCTGGCAATGAGCATCTACAGATTCTGATTGGCATCTCGCGCAAGCTGATTGATGACCAATTCCGTTCGAAGCTGCTGTCAGTCACAAGCAAGGAGCAGTTGATCGAACTGCTAAGCGGCATTTAA
- a CDS encoding fructose-specific PTS transporter subunit EIIC, with translation MKKILAVTACPTGVAHTYMAAESLLKVARERELDFKVETRGAVGVENELSPEEIAEAHAIIVAADTDVNEARFAGKPVVRVPVAQAIRNAAGLIDEALAKEAAPSQAAAASAATTTAKSKERKGPYKHLMTGVSAMLPLVVAGGLLIALSFTFGIEAFKEQGTLAAALMNIGSGAAMALMVPILAGFIAFSIAEKPGMAPGLVGGMLASQIGAGFLGGILAGFLAGYVAQALKTYIKLPRNLEGLKPILIIPLLATGVTGLLMVYVIGEPVKYIMDSLASWLTSIGSANAIFLGLLLGAMMAFDMGGPVNKAAYAFAVGLLASDVTGPMAAVMAAGMTPPLGLWLATLLAPKQFTREEKDAGKSAAVLGISFITEGAIPFAASDPFRVIPSIMTGAAVTGALSMLFDVTLKAPHGGIFVLAIPNAVNHVLMYGIAILVGTIVTALMLKLLKKPVEG, from the coding sequence ATGAAGAAGATTTTGGCGGTAACCGCGTGTCCAACCGGGGTTGCCCACACCTATATGGCAGCCGAATCTTTGCTCAAGGTCGCTAGAGAGCGGGAACTGGACTTCAAGGTCGAGACGCGTGGCGCAGTCGGAGTCGAGAACGAGCTGTCTCCAGAGGAGATTGCTGAAGCTCACGCCATTATTGTAGCAGCGGATACGGATGTCAATGAAGCCCGCTTCGCCGGCAAGCCTGTCGTGCGGGTGCCGGTAGCCCAGGCGATCCGCAATGCGGCTGGATTGATCGATGAAGCGTTGGCGAAGGAGGCTGCGCCGTCGCAGGCCGCAGCAGCTTCAGCCGCGACGACCACGGCCAAGAGCAAGGAGCGCAAGGGACCCTACAAGCATCTGATGACCGGTGTATCGGCGATGCTTCCGCTCGTTGTGGCTGGCGGGCTGCTGATCGCCTTGTCCTTCACCTTCGGTATCGAAGCGTTCAAGGAGCAGGGCACGCTGGCAGCAGCGCTGATGAATATCGGCAGCGGCGCGGCGATGGCGCTCATGGTGCCGATCCTTGCCGGCTTCATCGCCTTCTCCATCGCCGAGAAGCCAGGCATGGCGCCCGGACTAGTCGGCGGTATGCTGGCCTCACAGATCGGCGCCGGATTCCTCGGCGGTATATTGGCAGGCTTCCTGGCCGGCTATGTCGCTCAAGCCTTGAAGACATACATCAAGCTTCCGCGCAACCTGGAGGGGCTCAAGCCGATCCTTATCATTCCTCTGCTGGCTACAGGCGTGACCGGATTACTAATGGTGTATGTTATTGGCGAACCAGTAAAATATATTATGGACAGTCTGGCAAGCTGGCTGACCTCGATCGGCTCGGCCAATGCCATCTTCCTCGGCCTGCTGCTGGGTGCGATGATGGCCTTTGATATGGGCGGCCCCGTCAATAAGGCAGCCTATGCCTTCGCTGTCGGTCTGCTTGCAAGTGATGTGACCGGCCCGATGGCGGCTGTCATGGCTGCCGGCATGACCCCGCCGCTAGGTCTGTGGCTGGCAACACTGCTGGCGCCGAAGCAATTCACACGGGAGGAGAAGGACGCGGGCAAGTCAGCGGCGGTGCTCGGCATCTCCTTCATTACGGAGGGCGCTATTCCATTTGCTGCAAGTGATCCCTTCCGTGTCATCCCATCGATTATGACGGGAGCGGCGGTCACCGGAGCATTATCAATGCTGTTCGACGTCACACTGAAGGCGCCTCACGGCGGAATCTTCGTACTTGCCATTCCGAATGCAGTCAACCATGTGCTGATGTACGGTATCGCCATTCTCGTCGGTACGATCGTCACTGCCCTGATGCTTAAATTACTGAAGAAGCCCGTCGAAGGATAA
- a CDS encoding HPr family phosphocarrier protein, with amino-acid sequence MISQDTVIRNDSGFHIRPAQLFTEKATGFNSTVSIIVKGTDIDVDGKSILGLMTLGLSKGSEITIRTDGPDEQEALTALVALVESGFGEA; translated from the coding sequence ATGATTTCACAAGATACTGTAATCCGCAATGACAGCGGCTTTCATATTCGTCCGGCTCAGCTCTTCACCGAGAAGGCAACCGGCTTCAACTCGACCGTATCCATCATCGTCAAAGGCACAGACATCGATGTGGACGGCAAGAGCATCCTTGGACTGATGACTCTTGGCCTGTCCAAAGGCTCGGAGATTACGATCCGCACAGATGGACCAGATGAGCAGGAAGCGCTCACGGCTCTGGTTGCACTGGTAGAGAGCGGCTTTGGCGAGGCATAA
- the ptsP gene encoding phosphoenolpyruvate--protein phosphotransferase, with the protein MSMESRWTALGVSDGARIGRAFVYNPLRIEDAKERKTEQPEQELELLRQARQRCADDLSALIEQATATLGEEKAVILKGQASMLNDPSFYPPMEQAILQEKWAAESAVRLVVLRTAAIFESLASEYMRERAADVRDIGGRLLLHVTGQAGRGLADIQEEVIIVADDLTPSDTVQLDKRLVLGFVTRIGGKTSHTAILANSLGIAAVLGAGDGIDRIEDGDWLAIDGGTGEIVIHPSESTVAAYEAKRARQEEEAELLLQYADVPAVTVDGHRIEMAANIGTPEEAIGLVAKGAEAVGLYRTEFLFMSRSEMPDEQTQYEAYRAVLEAMEGRPVVIRTLDIGGDKELPYLDLPHEMNPFLGYRAIRLCLDRTELLITQLRAILRASAHGTVKIMFPMISGMQEWRAAKAIYDEVRAQLLQEQVPIAEHVEVGIMVEIPSAAIQADRFAREVDFFSIGTNDLVQYTVAVDRMNEQVSGLYDYFHPAVLRLIQNVIRASKEHGKWTGMCGSMAGDPLAAPLLIGLGLHEWSMSPSALQKVKHAVTQLNRSECEALTTRVLELDTPQEVREALTAFQTTSSAHTAPVHTN; encoded by the coding sequence ATGAGTATGGAATCGAGATGGACCGCGCTTGGTGTATCCGACGGAGCGCGCATCGGGCGGGCATTCGTCTATAATCCGCTGCGGATTGAGGATGCGAAGGAGCGCAAGACAGAGCAGCCTGAGCAAGAGCTGGAGCTGCTGCGTCAGGCACGGCAACGATGCGCAGACGATCTGTCCGCACTGATCGAGCAGGCAACTGCCACACTTGGCGAGGAGAAGGCCGTTATCTTGAAAGGGCAGGCCAGCATGCTGAACGATCCTTCGTTCTACCCGCCGATGGAGCAAGCCATCCTGCAGGAGAAATGGGCGGCCGAGAGCGCAGTGCGGCTTGTCGTTCTGCGCACGGCAGCCATCTTCGAGAGCCTGGCAAGCGAGTATATGCGAGAGCGCGCGGCCGATGTCCGCGACATCGGCGGACGGCTGCTGCTGCATGTGACGGGTCAGGCCGGTCGGGGACTGGCGGACATTCAAGAGGAGGTCATCATCGTCGCCGATGACCTGACCCCATCGGATACGGTACAGCTCGACAAGCGCCTGGTGCTGGGCTTTGTCACCCGCATCGGTGGCAAAACCTCGCATACAGCGATCCTCGCCAACTCGCTCGGCATCGCAGCGGTGCTGGGTGCCGGTGATGGCATCGACCGCATCGAGGATGGCGATTGGCTGGCCATCGATGGCGGCACCGGGGAGATCGTCATCCATCCGAGCGAGAGCACGGTAGCTGCCTATGAGGCGAAGCGCGCACGTCAGGAGGAAGAGGCGGAGCTGCTCCTGCAATACGCCGACGTTCCTGCTGTAACCGTGGACGGTCATCGCATCGAGATGGCCGCCAATATCGGCACGCCTGAGGAAGCGATTGGTCTGGTGGCCAAAGGGGCGGAAGCTGTCGGGCTGTACCGGACAGAATTTCTATTCATGAGCCGCAGCGAGATGCCGGACGAACAGACACAGTACGAGGCTTATCGCGCCGTCCTCGAGGCGATGGAGGGGCGCCCGGTCGTCATCCGCACACTGGATATAGGCGGTGATAAGGAGCTTCCTTATCTCGATCTGCCGCATGAGATGAATCCCTTCCTGGGCTACCGCGCCATCCGGCTCTGTCTTGACCGGACGGAGCTGCTGATCACACAGCTCCGCGCCATCCTGCGTGCGAGCGCACATGGCACCGTAAAGATTATGTTCCCGATGATCTCGGGCATGCAGGAATGGCGTGCAGCCAAGGCAATCTATGATGAAGTACGTGCCCAACTGCTTCAGGAGCAGGTGCCGATTGCAGAGCATGTAGAGGTTGGCATCATGGTGGAGATTCCATCGGCCGCCATTCAGGCCGATCGCTTCGCGCGCGAGGTTGATTTCTTCAGCATCGGGACGAATGATCTGGTGCAATATACCGTGGCAGTGGATCGGATGAATGAACAGGTCTCAGGCTTGTACGATTATTTCCACCCTGCAGTGCTGCGATTAATCCAGAACGTCATCCGCGCCTCGAAGGAGCACGGGAAATGGACGGGCATGTGCGGCAGTATGGCAGGTGACCCGCTGGCGGCTCCCTTGCTGATCGGGCTCGGCCTGCATGAATGGAGTATGTCCCCGTCAGCGCTGCAGAAGGTGAAGCATGCCGTCACTCAACTGAACCGCAGCGAATGCGAAGCGCTGACGACGCGTGTACTGGAGCTGGACACTCCGCAGGAGGTGCGCGAGGCACTCACGGCGTTCCAGACGACTTCTTCAGCTCATACTGCCCCTGTTCATACGAACTGA